The Streptomyces sp. NBC_01426 genome includes a region encoding these proteins:
- a CDS encoding ATP-binding protein encodes MSLQLGLMPAVVTDAEVRRRLEQAERIQAQWPSGVSMRPASEAEILWIYGHSARRGLAEPFLPDGTETPVRGRGRTVAALGEILVGEGGADFTGGPALPANPFTRRFLQVSSEWGDSYQALLALSEMPEAFALPGAAYLQQLDDLAYPVDWTARLVIVPGSKAEPKVRKRARHLKAQAAEYEGDPAGPPAAVARNQADNEEYHERLTANRREVEIRAMVTLAVWGNSPEDAMDRAAALASDFGSTDYTFSRPAGEQASLWQAMLPGCRTPRVMAGYAQILLARDFAMAMPWCGSQLGDDRGGLYGLQVASGGARPVLIDPARGPRENASASMAWLGELGAGKSVGMKGAVYNVLARGHQLGRPGSRGRAVIVDRTTDQEWARFAKACPGTTQLIRIDHTAEVSLDPLRLYEKTSPQVAARFTESFLTLLLGVRPMDLEGVALSEAVQAVLARPEPSMRALMDELTARGAGDASAQGLARKLASVARKDLARVVFDATLPVVDTHRADSVVFLVSALQLPKKSELASEHRIQRLEFEKVLGRALMYLIAAVSRETAMRSRDEFAVTVFDECWWLTSSDEGLELLLELLRDGRKRNAAAYVGSHDANDIGPSDSEKGVIVRGLIPHRFVFRQTSRTLAARSLEFLGVDATDTDLLDLVTGGLSPLGLPDDQRRARAGECLYRDLAGRIGLMRVLIPFDRAIERVIHTTPTSRQAAA; translated from the coding sequence GTGTCCCTGCAGCTCGGCCTGATGCCCGCGGTCGTCACCGACGCGGAGGTGCGCCGGCGCCTGGAGCAGGCCGAGCGGATCCAGGCCCAGTGGCCGTCCGGGGTGTCGATGCGGCCGGCGTCCGAGGCGGAGATCCTGTGGATCTACGGCCACAGCGCGCGCCGGGGGCTCGCCGAGCCGTTCCTCCCGGACGGCACCGAGACCCCGGTTCGCGGCCGCGGCCGCACCGTCGCGGCGCTCGGGGAGATTCTCGTCGGCGAGGGCGGCGCCGACTTCACCGGCGGCCCCGCCCTGCCGGCCAACCCCTTCACCCGCCGGTTTCTTCAGGTGTCCAGTGAGTGGGGCGACTCCTACCAGGCCCTCCTGGCCCTCTCCGAGATGCCCGAGGCGTTCGCGCTGCCCGGCGCGGCCTACCTCCAGCAGCTCGACGACCTGGCCTACCCCGTCGACTGGACCGCCCGCCTGGTCATCGTCCCCGGCTCGAAGGCCGAACCGAAGGTCCGCAAGCGCGCCCGCCACCTCAAGGCGCAGGCGGCCGAGTACGAGGGCGACCCGGCCGGCCCGCCCGCGGCCGTCGCCCGGAACCAGGCCGACAACGAGGAGTACCACGAGCGGCTGACCGCGAACCGGCGCGAGGTGGAGATCCGCGCCATGGTCACCCTGGCCGTGTGGGGCAACAGCCCCGAGGACGCCATGGACCGGGCCGCCGCCCTCGCGAGCGACTTCGGCTCCACCGACTACACGTTCTCCCGTCCGGCCGGCGAACAGGCCAGCCTGTGGCAGGCGATGCTGCCCGGTTGCCGCACCCCCCGCGTCATGGCCGGCTACGCGCAGATCCTCCTCGCGCGGGACTTCGCGATGGCCATGCCCTGGTGCGGCTCCCAGCTCGGCGACGACCGCGGCGGCCTCTACGGTCTCCAGGTCGCCTCCGGCGGCGCCCGGCCCGTCCTGATCGATCCCGCCCGCGGCCCCCGCGAGAACGCGTCCGCGTCGATGGCCTGGCTCGGCGAGCTCGGCGCCGGCAAGTCGGTGGGCATGAAGGGCGCCGTCTACAACGTCCTCGCCCGCGGCCACCAGCTCGGCCGGCCGGGCTCCCGCGGCCGCGCCGTCATCGTCGACCGCACCACCGACCAGGAATGGGCCCGCTTCGCCAAGGCCTGCCCCGGCACCACCCAGCTCATCCGCATCGACCACACCGCCGAGGTCTCCCTCGACCCCCTGCGCCTCTACGAGAAGACCAGCCCCCAGGTCGCGGCCCGCTTCACCGAGAGCTTCCTCACGCTGCTCCTCGGCGTACGCCCGATGGACCTCGAAGGCGTCGCACTCTCCGAGGCCGTCCAGGCCGTACTGGCCCGGCCCGAACCGTCGATGCGCGCCCTGATGGACGAGCTCACCGCGCGCGGCGCAGGCGACGCCTCCGCCCAGGGCCTGGCCCGCAAGCTCGCCTCGGTCGCCCGCAAGGACCTCGCCCGCGTCGTGTTCGACGCGACCCTGCCCGTCGTCGACACCCACCGCGCGGACTCCGTCGTCTTCCTCGTCAGCGCGCTTCAGCTGCCGAAGAAGTCCGAGCTCGCCTCCGAGCACCGCATCCAGCGCCTGGAGTTCGAGAAAGTCCTGGGCCGTGCCCTGATGTACCTGATCGCCGCGGTCTCCCGCGAGACCGCGATGCGCTCCCGGGACGAATTCGCGGTCACCGTCTTCGACGAGTGCTGGTGGCTCACCTCCAGCGACGAGGGCCTGGAGCTCCTCCTGGAGCTGCTGCGCGACGGCCGCAAGCGCAACGCCGCCGCGTACGTCGGCAGCCACGACGCCAACGACATCGGCCCGTCCGACAGCGAGAAGGGCGTGATCGTCCGCGGACTCATCCCGCACCGCTTCGTCTTCCGGCAGACCAGCCGCACCCTGGCAGCCCGCTCCCTGGAGTTCCTCGGAGTGGACGCCACCGACACCGACCTCCTGGACCTGGTCACCGGCGGCCTCTCCCCGCTCGGCCTGCCCGACGACCAGCGCCGGGCACGCGCGGGGGAGTGCCTCTACCGCGACCTCGCCGGCCGCATCGGTCTCATGCGGGTCCTCATCCCCTTCGACCGGGCGATCGAGCGCGTCATCCACACCACCCCGACCAGCCGGCAGGCCGCGGCATGA
- a CDS encoding conjugal transfer protein yields MSPALTGRRKPAPPADPQTPAAQETEAIEEAGWVGGWSTGAQANSAALLRWIVWGLIALGPLLGALAYLSVPATSASSAPKAAPPTPTASGGQGAAGFASLFVAAYLSAGRGDEPKLAVYYPQAASMQLDGVSGRHRGEQLTVVRLRQTDTSVWAVTVAARVTGAQPSPAPSTQPGADPSQSADAVRYFQVPVATAPGAGGATAYIALALPAEVAAPERAKTPELVYGAMRPALPTDPRTQAVTSFLSAYLTKAGAELDRYLAPGTRLAAPSPAPYSGVAVDQFAVEGETGGEPVVSVPGDGTTLRLLVTLRATGQDGVRLPLTYALTLKARAGRWETASLDGAPALTSPTPAASGAPGSTPTPTA; encoded by the coding sequence ATGAGCCCCGCCCTCACCGGCCGCCGGAAGCCGGCCCCACCGGCCGACCCGCAGACGCCGGCCGCACAGGAGACCGAGGCCATCGAGGAGGCCGGCTGGGTCGGCGGATGGTCGACCGGCGCCCAGGCCAACTCGGCCGCGCTGCTGCGCTGGATCGTCTGGGGCCTGATCGCGCTCGGCCCCCTGCTGGGCGCGCTCGCCTACCTCTCGGTGCCCGCCACGTCCGCGTCCTCGGCGCCGAAGGCCGCCCCGCCCACACCGACCGCGAGCGGCGGCCAGGGCGCGGCCGGCTTCGCGAGCCTCTTCGTCGCCGCCTACCTGTCTGCCGGCCGCGGCGACGAGCCCAAGCTCGCCGTCTACTACCCGCAGGCCGCGAGCATGCAGCTCGACGGTGTCTCCGGCCGGCACCGGGGCGAGCAGTTGACCGTCGTCCGGCTCCGCCAGACGGACACTTCCGTCTGGGCGGTCACGGTCGCGGCCCGCGTCACCGGCGCGCAGCCGTCGCCGGCTCCGTCCACGCAACCGGGCGCAGACCCGTCGCAGTCGGCCGACGCGGTCCGCTACTTCCAGGTACCCGTGGCCACGGCGCCCGGCGCCGGGGGAGCGACCGCGTACATCGCGCTCGCGCTGCCGGCCGAGGTCGCCGCCCCCGAGCGGGCCAAGACTCCGGAGCTGGTCTACGGCGCGATGCGTCCGGCGCTGCCGACCGACCCGCGCACCCAGGCGGTCACCAGCTTCCTTAGCGCCTACCTCACGAAGGCCGGCGCCGAGCTCGACCGCTATCTGGCCCCCGGTACCCGCCTGGCAGCGCCGTCCCCGGCCCCGTACTCGGGTGTCGCGGTGGACCAGTTCGCGGTCGAGGGCGAGACCGGCGGCGAACCGGTCGTCTCCGTCCCCGGCGACGGCACCACCCTGCGCCTGCTCGTCACCCTCCGGGCGACCGGCCAGGACGGGGTGCGGCTCCCGCTCACCTACGCCCTCACCCTCAAGGCCCGCGCCGGCCGCTGGGAGACCGCCAGCCTCGACGGCGCCCCCGCCCTCACCTCACCGACTCCGGCCGCCTCCGGCGCCCCCGGTTCGACACCCACCCCCACCGCATAA
- a CDS encoding DUF2637 domain-containing protein, whose product MQLTRTHRILIGVVVTGAVVIAGIGFAGSYAAVRALALQKGFGSFSLVFPIGIDMGICVLLALDLLLTWIRIPFPLLRQTAWLLTAATIAFNGAAAWPDPLGVGMHAVIPVLFVVTVEAARHAVGRIADITADRHMEGVRITRWLLSPMPTFKLWRRMKLWELRSYEQAVGMEQDRLIYEARLQARYGRAWRRKAPVEALMPLRLARIGVPLAQTASAGLTAAGLSPVLLSRPEPEPSSVSAAEPMLVTAADVPELPPVAQPLVEEVPVLEAESPADVEDAAPEAWAAVPEPVLVDLALAGRDFMGQYGAIPSAEQFAAFLARDYGLTDQNTGGLLPDALLEPVLAELQAADAEATVLPAPVPAVAEPVTDAPAAAAPAVAAPLGAGEPHPFFGEQSGVRGLAKPSDEPVRLPAGAVPAPTASVTDAGPAVPASRSFEQPVLAAPAEAEGRDWVAEVAASGEATARVPRQQTDEVPAEADPIQREVELVASWLMEAEEAGKKLSGAEVARRLEVSPKTGQRRVLEAKQHLEEQRRQQGRAHLRSVGSS is encoded by the coding sequence ATGCAGCTGACTCGTACGCACCGGATACTCATCGGTGTGGTGGTCACCGGAGCCGTGGTCATCGCGGGCATCGGATTCGCGGGTTCGTACGCGGCCGTGCGCGCCCTAGCCCTGCAGAAGGGTTTCGGCAGCTTCTCGCTGGTGTTCCCCATCGGCATCGACATGGGCATCTGCGTGCTGTTGGCGCTCGACCTGCTCCTCACGTGGATCCGCATCCCCTTCCCGCTGCTACGCCAGACGGCATGGCTGCTGACCGCCGCGACGATCGCGTTCAACGGCGCGGCGGCCTGGCCGGACCCCCTCGGCGTGGGCATGCACGCCGTGATCCCGGTCCTCTTCGTCGTCACGGTCGAGGCGGCCCGGCACGCCGTGGGCCGGATCGCGGACATCACGGCCGACCGGCACATGGAAGGCGTCCGCATCACCCGCTGGCTGCTCTCTCCGATGCCCACGTTCAAGCTGTGGCGCCGGATGAAGCTCTGGGAGCTGCGGTCGTACGAGCAGGCCGTCGGGATGGAGCAGGACCGGCTGATCTACGAGGCGCGGCTCCAGGCCCGCTACGGGCGGGCCTGGCGGCGTAAGGCTCCGGTGGAGGCGCTGATGCCGCTGCGCCTGGCTCGCATCGGCGTGCCGCTCGCGCAGACCGCTTCCGCCGGCCTGACCGCAGCCGGCCTGAGCCCGGTCCTGCTCTCGCGCCCCGAGCCCGAGCCCTCGTCCGTGTCGGCTGCTGAGCCGATGTTGGTGACAGCGGCAGATGTGCCCGAGCTGCCTCCGGTCGCCCAGCCGCTCGTTGAGGAGGTCCCCGTCCTGGAAGCGGAGTCTCCGGCGGACGTCGAGGATGCGGCTCCGGAGGCCTGGGCCGCGGTACCCGAACCTGTCCTCGTCGACCTGGCGCTGGCTGGGCGGGACTTCATGGGGCAGTACGGCGCGATCCCGTCCGCGGAGCAGTTCGCGGCGTTCCTCGCGCGGGACTACGGCCTGACCGACCAGAACACCGGTGGCCTTCTGCCCGATGCCCTGCTGGAGCCGGTGCTCGCTGAACTCCAGGCGGCAGATGCCGAAGCGACCGTACTCCCGGCTCCCGTACCTGCGGTCGCGGAGCCGGTGACCGACGCGCCGGCGGCTGCGGCTCCGGCGGTCGCGGCTCCGCTCGGCGCGGGGGAGCCGCACCCCTTCTTCGGGGAACAGAGCGGCGTCCGCGGCTTGGCGAAGCCGTCCGACGAGCCCGTACGACTGCCCGCCGGAGCGGTCCCCGCGCCGACGGCCTCCGTGACCGACGCCGGCCCGGCCGTACCCGCGAGCCGTTCCTTCGAGCAGCCCGTCCTCGCCGCGCCTGCCGAGGCGGAGGGCCGGGACTGGGTGGCCGAGGTGGCCGCGTCCGGTGAGGCGACCGCCCGAGTACCGCGCCAGCAGACCGACGAGGTACCGGCCGAGGCTGACCCGATCCAGCGCGAAGTCGAGCTGGTCGCCTCCTGGCTGATGGAGGCCGAAGAGGCCGGGAAGAAGCTGTCGGGAGCTGAGGTTGCCCGGCGCCTGGAGGTCTCGCCCAAGACAGGCCAGCGCCGCGTCCTCGAAGCGAAGCAGCACCTGGAGGAGCAGCGCCGGCAGCAGGGCCGGGCACACCTCCGCTCCGTCGGCAGCAGCTGA